One region of Longimicrobium sp. genomic DNA includes:
- the tal gene encoding transaldolase, with protein sequence MPETNPLHQLHPLGQSVWLDYIRREILENGELEAMIARYDLRGVTSNPSIFEEAIGKSDDYDSAMEELAADGADASRAYETLAVQDIQRACDFFRPVYEAAGGHDGFVSLEVSPELAHSAEETLEEARRLWKAVDRPNLMVKVPGTEHSVPAFEQLIAEGINVNVTLLFSISGYERVMEAYLRGLEKRTEQGGALDRVASVASFFISRVDSAVDAQLEKLGGDTAKSMMGKAAVANAKLAYHRFTEVFAGERWDRLAGRGARVQRPLWASTSTKNPEYRDVIYVEELIGPHTVNTMPLATVKAFADHGVARRTVDQDVASSRQVLADLRELGIDLDAVTEQLQTEGVEKFSKSFRGMMQVVEEKLARVGAKA encoded by the coding sequence ATGCCCGAAACGAACCCACTTCACCAACTGCATCCCCTCGGCCAATCCGTGTGGCTGGACTACATCCGTCGCGAGATCCTGGAGAACGGGGAGCTGGAGGCGATGATCGCGCGGTATGACCTGCGCGGCGTCACTTCCAACCCCAGCATCTTCGAGGAAGCGATCGGCAAGAGCGACGACTACGACTCCGCGATGGAGGAGCTGGCGGCGGACGGGGCGGACGCGAGCCGCGCGTACGAGACGCTCGCGGTGCAGGACATCCAGCGCGCCTGCGACTTCTTTCGCCCCGTCTACGAGGCCGCGGGCGGGCACGACGGGTTCGTGTCGCTGGAGGTGTCGCCCGAGCTGGCGCACAGCGCGGAGGAGACGCTGGAGGAGGCGCGGCGGCTGTGGAAGGCGGTCGACCGGCCCAACCTCATGGTCAAGGTGCCGGGCACGGAGCACAGCGTCCCCGCCTTCGAGCAGCTCATCGCGGAGGGGATCAACGTCAACGTCACGCTCCTCTTCTCCATCTCCGGCTACGAGCGGGTGATGGAGGCGTACCTGCGCGGGCTGGAGAAGCGCACCGAACAGGGCGGGGCGCTGGACCGGGTGGCCTCGGTGGCGTCGTTCTTCATCTCGCGCGTGGACTCCGCGGTCGATGCGCAGCTCGAGAAGCTGGGCGGCGACACGGCGAAGTCGATGATGGGGAAGGCTGCGGTGGCGAACGCGAAGCTGGCGTACCACCGCTTCACCGAGGTCTTCGCGGGCGAGCGATGGGACCGGCTGGCGGGGCGCGGCGCGCGGGTGCAGCGGCCGCTCTGGGCAAGCACCTCCACCAAGAACCCCGAGTATCGCGACGTCATTTACGTGGAGGAGCTGATCGGGCCGCACACCGTCAACACGATGCCGCTCGCCACCGTCAAGGCGTTCGCGGACCACGGCGTCGCGCGCCGCACGGTGGACCAGGACGTGGCCTCGTCGCGCCAGGTGCTCGCCGACCTCCGCGAGCTGGGGATCGACCTGGACGCCGTCACCGAGCAGCTGCAGACCGAGGGCGTGGAGAAGTTCTCCAAGTCGTTCCGCGGGATGATGCAGGTGGTGGAGGAGAAGCTGGCGCGGGTGGGGGCGAAGGCGTAG
- the gnd gene encoding decarboxylating 6-phosphogluconate dehydrogenase, with protein sequence MRLGMVGLGKMGGNMVQRLIRGGHEVAVFDLNAEAVQKVADAGATPAGSLAELVGALQAPRVVWVMVPAGDPTEQTLRSLADLLQPGDVLIDGGNSNFHDTKRRSAELGARGIHLIDAGTSGGVWGLENGYCLMVGGPDEAVRICEPAFRTLAPENGYEHVGPSGAGHFTKMVHNGIEYGLMQAYAEGFEILKKSEFPLDLQRIAGLWQHGSVVRSWLLELLERAYAAEGQELERIRGWVADSGEGRWTVQAAIDLDVPAPVITLSLMARFASRQDESYGAQVLAALRNQFGGHAIKAAEPEGPK encoded by the coding sequence ATGCGGCTCGGGATGGTGGGGCTCGGGAAGATGGGCGGCAACATGGTGCAGCGCCTCATCCGCGGCGGGCACGAGGTGGCGGTGTTCGACCTCAACGCCGAGGCGGTCCAGAAGGTGGCCGACGCCGGCGCGACCCCCGCAGGTTCGCTGGCGGAGCTGGTGGGCGCGCTCCAGGCGCCGCGCGTGGTGTGGGTGATGGTCCCCGCCGGCGACCCCACGGAGCAGACCCTGCGCTCGCTCGCCGACCTCTTGCAGCCCGGCGACGTGCTGATCGACGGCGGCAACTCCAACTTCCACGACACCAAGCGGCGCTCGGCCGAGCTGGGCGCGCGCGGCATCCACCTGATCGACGCGGGCACGAGCGGCGGGGTGTGGGGGCTGGAGAACGGCTACTGCCTGATGGTGGGCGGGCCGGACGAGGCGGTGCGGATCTGCGAGCCCGCCTTCCGCACGCTGGCGCCGGAGAACGGCTACGAGCACGTGGGGCCGAGCGGGGCGGGGCACTTCACCAAGATGGTCCACAACGGCATCGAGTACGGCCTGATGCAGGCGTACGCCGAGGGCTTCGAGATCCTCAAGAAGTCCGAGTTTCCGCTGGACCTGCAGCGCATCGCCGGGCTGTGGCAGCACGGGAGCGTGGTGAGGTCGTGGCTCCTGGAGCTTCTGGAGCGCGCCTACGCCGCCGAGGGGCAGGAGCTGGAGCGCATCCGCGGGTGGGTGGCCGACTCGGGCGAGGGGCGCTGGACGGTGCAGGCCGCCATCGACCTGGACGTTCCCGCCCCCGTCATCACCCTGTCGCTGATGGCACGCTTCGCCAGCCGGCAGGACGAGAGCTACGGCGCGCAGGTGCTGGCCGCGCTCCGCAACCAGTTCGGCGGGCACGCCATCAAGGCCGCCGAGCCGGAGGGGCCCAAGTGA
- the zwf gene encoding glucose-6-phosphate dehydrogenase, producing MSTASPAAAGARAASASPLRKALSSVRVPQPLVLVIFGGTGDLARRKLIPALFRLWQQQLLPEGFAVVGVAREQMDDEEYRRRAREALGEFATAATDEEWAEFGRRLFFGSHVFDDAEGFERLKTQLQAIDQQFGVPGNRLFYYAVPPQVVDEISRDLGKSGLICPPSCPCWTRAIVEKPFGRDLASAKELNLALLEVYDERQIFRIDHYLGKETLQNLMVFRFGNSVWEPLWTRSHIDHVQITVAEEVGLEMRADYYEKSGALRDMVQSHLLQILTLVAMEPPASYDADSVRNEKVKVLRSVRPLLGEDIDRETVRGQYTAGIAGRGYRQEEGAAPDSRTETYAALRLQVENWRWAGVPFYLRTGKRLPAKATEVVVAFRPAPHPVMDLVEGDLPAPNSLVLRIQPREGISLFFEAKVPGLTGRMQAVSMDFDYATAFDGAESPEAYQRLLLDAMLGDATLFARRDEVEAAWTLVTPILERWEAGGEPEGYPAGSWGPECADRLMGDDRRAWHQP from the coding sequence GTGAGCACCGCATCGCCGGCCGCGGCAGGGGCGAGAGCGGCCTCTGCGTCGCCGCTGCGCAAGGCGCTGTCGAGTGTGCGCGTGCCGCAGCCGCTGGTGCTGGTGATCTTTGGCGGCACCGGCGACCTGGCGCGCCGCAAGCTGATCCCCGCGCTCTTTCGCCTCTGGCAGCAGCAGCTTCTGCCCGAGGGGTTCGCGGTGGTCGGCGTGGCGCGCGAGCAGATGGACGACGAGGAGTACCGTCGCCGCGCACGCGAGGCGCTGGGCGAGTTCGCCACGGCGGCGACCGACGAGGAGTGGGCGGAGTTCGGGCGGCGGCTCTTCTTCGGAAGCCACGTCTTCGACGATGCGGAAGGTTTCGAGCGGCTCAAGACGCAGCTCCAGGCGATCGATCAACAGTTCGGAGTCCCGGGCAACCGCCTCTTCTACTACGCCGTGCCCCCGCAGGTGGTGGACGAGATCTCGCGCGACCTGGGGAAGTCGGGGCTCATCTGCCCGCCGAGCTGCCCGTGCTGGACGCGCGCCATCGTGGAGAAGCCCTTCGGCCGCGATCTGGCCTCCGCGAAGGAGTTGAACCTGGCGCTGCTGGAGGTCTACGACGAGCGGCAGATCTTTCGCATCGACCACTACCTGGGGAAGGAGACGCTCCAGAACCTGATGGTCTTCCGCTTCGGCAACTCGGTGTGGGAGCCGCTGTGGACGCGCAGCCACATCGACCACGTGCAGATCACCGTCGCGGAGGAGGTGGGGCTGGAGATGCGCGCCGACTACTACGAGAAGAGCGGCGCCCTGCGGGACATGGTGCAGAGCCACCTCCTCCAGATCCTGACGCTGGTGGCGATGGAGCCCCCCGCATCGTACGACGCGGACTCGGTGCGCAACGAGAAGGTCAAGGTGCTGCGCTCCGTCCGCCCGTTGCTGGGCGAGGACATCGATCGCGAGACCGTCCGCGGCCAGTACACCGCCGGGATCGCGGGCCGCGGCTACCGCCAGGAGGAGGGCGCCGCCCCCGATTCGCGCACCGAGACCTACGCGGCTCTTCGGCTGCAGGTGGAGAACTGGCGATGGGCAGGGGTCCCGTTCTACCTGCGCACGGGGAAGCGTCTTCCGGCCAAGGCGACGGAGGTGGTGGTCGCCTTCCGCCCGGCGCCGCACCCGGTGATGGACCTGGTGGAGGGCGACCTCCCCGCGCCGAACTCGCTGGTCCTGCGCATCCAGCCCAGGGAGGGGATCTCGCTCTTCTTCGAGGCCAAGGTCCCCGGCCTCACCGGCCGCATGCAGGCGGTGAGCATGGACTTCGACTACGCCACCGCCTTCGACGGCGCCGAGTCGCCCGAGGCCTACCAGCGCCTCCTCCTGGACGCCATGCTCGGCGACGCCACCCTCTTCGCCCGCCGCGACGAGGTGGAGGCCGCATGGACCCTGGTCACGCCGATCCTGGAGCGCTGGGAGGCAGGCGGCGAGCCCGAGGGCTACCCGGCGGGGAGCTGGGGGCCGGAGTGCGCGGACCGGCTGATGGGGGACGATCGGAGGGCGTGGCATCAGCCGTGA
- the pgl gene encoding 6-phosphogluconolactonase codes for MTTPLLLTFPTAAEASRASAERFAELARKAVAERGRFTVALSGGTTPRAAYAMLAEEPLRSSIPWEQVHLFWGDERCVPPGHVRSNFRMANEAFVSRVPIPPANVHRMRGEIPPERAAEEYAMELAADFGEGIPRFDLVHLGLGTDGHTCSLFPFDPLLLERGRTVAAALYRPLGEPRITLTFAVVNAAAHVEMLAPGGDKAEVVKKVLEGPRDPHRIPAQGVRPAGGDMVWLLDEAAAARLASHGKGANG; via the coding sequence ATGACCACCCCGCTCCTCCTCACCTTCCCCACCGCCGCGGAGGCGTCCCGCGCCTCCGCGGAGCGATTCGCGGAGCTCGCGCGCAAGGCGGTGGCGGAGCGCGGACGGTTCACCGTGGCGCTCTCCGGAGGAACGACGCCGCGCGCGGCGTACGCCATGCTCGCGGAGGAGCCGCTGCGGTCCAGCATCCCGTGGGAGCAGGTGCACCTGTTCTGGGGGGACGAGCGGTGCGTGCCTCCGGGGCACGTGCGCAGCAACTTCAGGATGGCCAACGAGGCGTTCGTGTCGCGCGTCCCCATCCCGCCCGCCAACGTGCACCGCATGCGCGGCGAGATTCCACCCGAGCGCGCGGCGGAGGAGTACGCGATGGAGCTGGCGGCGGACTTCGGAGAGGGGATTCCGCGCTTCGACCTCGTGCACCTGGGGCTCGGCACCGACGGGCACACCTGCTCCCTCTTCCCTTTCGATCCACTGCTGCTGGAGCGCGGGCGCACGGTAGCGGCGGCGCTGTACCGGCCGCTGGGCGAGCCGCGCATCACCCTCACCTTCGCCGTGGTCAACGCGGCGGCGCACGTGGAGATGCTGGCGCCGGGCGGGGACAAGGCCGAGGTCGTGAAGAAGGTGCTGGAGGGGCCGCGTGACCCCCATCGCATCCCCGCGCAGGGGGTGAGGCCGGCGGGCGGCGACATGGTGTGGCTGCTGGACGAGGCCGCGGCGGCGCGGCTCGCGTCACACGGAAAGGGGGCGAACGGGTAG
- the glgB gene encoding 1,4-alpha-glucan branching protein GlgB gives MAQATLQHDVRLIVQGEHTDPFRVLGMHRVSVGREIRTVVRAFIPGASEVALLGTGIVSPRTLDRVNDAGFFEAILPRGTEPFAYQLRVTWEDGSVGEFADAYSFKSTLAEFDLYLIGEGTHLRLYDVLGAHPDEIDGVQGVRFAVWAPAAQRVSVVGDFNLWDGRRHTMRRHPGVGVWEMFIPGVPTGTPYKYEIRGPTGEIFLKADPVAFAAQHNPLTASVVADLRGYEWTDAEWMEKRREDPGKDRPMAVYEVHLGSWKRVPEEENRPLTYRELAHQLADYVCDMGFTHVELLPVMEHPYDPSWGYQVTGYFAPTSRFGPPQDFKYLVDHLHSRGIGVILDWVPAHFPKDAFALRRFDGTALYEHEDPRQGEHPDWGTMVFNFGRNEVRNFLLSNALFWMEEYHLDGLRVDAVASMLYLDYSRKAGEWVPNRYGGRENLEAIDFLQQLNATVRDRFPGVLMIAEESTAWPGVTQAPHLGGLGFHMKWNMGWMNDFLRFVEEDPVYRKYHFNLITFSLMYAFSERFVLPFSHDEVVHLKGSLIGKMPGDAWQKAANLRMALGFMWAHPGKKLLFMGGEFGQWSEWSEGRSLDWHLLENPLNGGVQRFMRDLNALYARESAFWDSDCTHEGFQWIDFHDVEQTVLSFLRRSTATGEELVFACNFTPIPRPDYRIGVPRPGLYRELLNSDALAYGGSNLGNAGAVYSEPVPEHGRPDSLRLMLPPLSILVLKRDEEQQPTAGTPAITDND, from the coding sequence ATGGCCCAGGCAACACTCCAGCACGACGTACGACTGATCGTCCAGGGCGAGCACACGGACCCGTTTCGGGTGCTCGGCATGCACAGAGTTTCCGTGGGGCGGGAGATCCGCACCGTGGTGCGCGCCTTCATCCCCGGCGCGAGTGAGGTGGCGCTCCTCGGCACCGGGATCGTTTCGCCGCGCACGCTGGACCGGGTGAACGATGCGGGTTTCTTCGAGGCGATCCTTCCGCGCGGCACCGAGCCCTTCGCCTACCAGCTGCGCGTAACGTGGGAAGACGGGTCCGTGGGCGAGTTCGCGGACGCGTACTCCTTCAAGTCCACCCTCGCCGAGTTCGACCTTTACCTGATTGGCGAGGGGACGCACCTGCGCCTGTACGACGTGCTCGGCGCGCACCCGGACGAGATCGACGGCGTCCAGGGCGTGCGCTTCGCCGTGTGGGCGCCGGCCGCGCAGCGCGTGAGCGTGGTGGGCGACTTCAACCTGTGGGACGGCCGGCGCCACACCATGCGCCGCCACCCCGGCGTCGGTGTGTGGGAGATGTTCATCCCGGGCGTCCCAACCGGCACGCCGTACAAGTACGAGATCCGCGGTCCGACCGGCGAGATTTTCCTCAAGGCCGACCCCGTGGCCTTCGCGGCGCAGCACAACCCGCTCACCGCATCCGTCGTCGCGGACCTGCGCGGCTACGAGTGGACGGACGCGGAGTGGATGGAGAAGCGGCGCGAGGACCCGGGCAAGGATCGCCCGATGGCCGTCTACGAGGTGCACCTGGGGAGCTGGAAGCGCGTTCCCGAGGAGGAGAACCGTCCGCTCACCTACCGCGAGCTGGCGCACCAGCTGGCGGACTACGTGTGCGACATGGGCTTCACGCACGTGGAGCTCCTGCCGGTGATGGAGCACCCGTACGACCCGTCGTGGGGGTACCAGGTGACGGGGTACTTCGCGCCGACGTCGCGCTTCGGGCCGCCGCAGGACTTCAAGTACCTGGTGGACCACCTGCACAGCCGCGGGATCGGGGTGATCCTGGACTGGGTGCCGGCGCACTTTCCCAAGGACGCCTTCGCGCTGCGCCGCTTCGACGGCACGGCGCTGTACGAGCACGAAGACCCCCGCCAGGGCGAGCACCCGGACTGGGGGACGATGGTCTTCAACTTCGGGCGCAACGAGGTCCGCAACTTCCTGCTGTCCAACGCGCTCTTCTGGATGGAGGAGTACCACCTGGACGGGCTGCGGGTGGACGCGGTGGCCTCCATGCTCTACCTGGACTACAGCCGCAAAGCGGGGGAGTGGGTCCCCAACCGCTACGGCGGGCGCGAGAACCTGGAGGCGATCGACTTCCTCCAGCAGCTCAACGCCACCGTGCGCGACCGCTTCCCCGGCGTGCTGATGATCGCCGAGGAGTCGACGGCGTGGCCGGGGGTGACGCAGGCGCCGCACCTGGGCGGGCTGGGCTTCCACATGAAGTGGAACATGGGGTGGATGAACGACTTCCTCCGCTTCGTGGAGGAGGACCCCGTCTACCGGAAGTACCACTTCAACCTGATCACCTTTTCGCTGATGTACGCCTTCAGCGAGCGGTTCGTGCTCCCCTTCTCGCACGACGAGGTGGTGCACCTCAAGGGCTCGCTGATCGGCAAGATGCCGGGCGACGCCTGGCAGAAGGCCGCCAACCTGCGCATGGCGCTCGGGTTCATGTGGGCGCACCCGGGGAAGAAGCTCCTCTTCATGGGCGGCGAGTTCGGGCAGTGGAGCGAGTGGAGCGAGGGGAGGTCGCTGGACTGGCACCTCCTTGAGAACCCGCTCAACGGCGGCGTCCAGCGCTTCATGCGCGACCTCAACGCGCTGTACGCACGCGAGAGCGCCTTCTGGGACTCGGATTGCACGCACGAGGGCTTCCAGTGGATCGACTTCCACGACGTGGAGCAGACGGTGCTCTCCTTCCTGCGGCGCAGCACGGCCACTGGCGAAGAGCTGGTCTTCGCGTGCAACTTCACCCCCATCCCGCGGCCGGACTACCGGATCGGTGTGCCGCGCCCGGGGCTGTACCGCGAGCTGCTGAACAGCGACGCGCTCGCGTACGGCGGGAGCAACCTGGGGAACGCGGGCGCCGTGTACAGCGAGCCGGTGCCCGAGCATGGGCGGCCGGACTCGCTGCGGCTGATGCTTCCGCCGCTTTCCATCCTGGTCCTCAAGCGGGACGAGGAGCAGCAGCCCACGGCCGGCACGCCGGCCATCACCGATAACGACTGA
- a CDS encoding helix-hairpin-helix domain-containing protein, which translates to MAKTDKTRAKGAKADATAGPAGDAKTPSKRTGRSTTTATGETSTAARKGATRTTRTAKEEGGAVPGGTEGGTTSTRTVRAAGPRAGVSAKKAAGNSPRAGTGARGGNRQDAVRRDANLRADLREFVSARPKGWNHAEWLGLLDDLRGRGHDVSDASVVGMSLERERLAVHLEAIPGMGPRRVEALVGRYHTLYSLRQADAAELAELPGMNRALAERVHQQFA; encoded by the coding sequence ATGGCGAAGACAGACAAGACCCGGGCGAAGGGCGCCAAAGCCGACGCCACCGCCGGCCCGGCCGGGGACGCGAAGACCCCGTCCAAGCGCACCGGCCGCTCCACCACCACCGCCACGGGCGAGACGAGCACCGCGGCGCGCAAGGGCGCCACCCGCACCACGCGCACGGCCAAGGAGGAGGGCGGCGCCGTCCCGGGCGGCACCGAGGGGGGCACCACCTCCACCCGCACCGTGCGCGCAGCCGGCCCGCGCGCCGGCGTGAGCGCGAAGAAGGCGGCGGGGAACTCGCCGCGCGCCGGCACGGGCGCGCGTGGCGGCAACCGGCAGGACGCGGTGCGCCGCGACGCCAACCTGCGCGCCGACCTCCGCGAGTTCGTCAGCGCCCGCCCCAAGGGGTGGAACCACGCCGAGTGGCTCGGCCTGCTGGACGACCTGCGCGGCCGCGGCCACGACGTCTCCGACGCGTCCGTCGTCGGGATGTCGCTGGAGCGCGAGCGCCTGGCCGTCCACCTGGAGGCGATCCCCGGGATGGGTCCGCGCCGCGTGGAGGCGCTGGTCGGCCGCTACCACACCCTCTACTCGCTGCGCCAGGCCGATGCCGCCGAGCTGGCCGAGCTGCCCGGGATGAACCGGGCCCTCGCCGAGCGGGTGCATCAGCAGTTCGCCTGA
- a CDS encoding sigma-70 family RNA polymerase sigma factor, translated as MHPTQRTVSYLPADDSGPDDGALVRRMAAGDEKALGLLYDRWSPLLHSVARRIVADPNDAEEVLEEAFWQAWRQAGRYEEGRGGVSTWLTMIVRSRALDRVRARGRLREESWENIPEPGSGDGEGPASPDAAAEQDERRRLIAAAVAQLPPEQRETVELAYFRGLSQSEIAAKLGQPLGTVKTRARLALQKLRESLVVFREEGG; from the coding sequence ATGCATCCGACACAGCGCACGGTCTCGTATCTCCCTGCAGACGACTCGGGTCCCGACGACGGCGCGCTGGTCCGGCGCATGGCGGCGGGAGACGAGAAGGCCCTCGGGCTCCTGTACGACCGCTGGTCCCCTCTCCTGCACTCCGTCGCGCGCCGCATCGTGGCCGATCCCAACGACGCCGAAGAGGTGCTGGAGGAGGCGTTCTGGCAGGCGTGGCGGCAGGCGGGGCGCTACGAAGAAGGGCGCGGCGGCGTCTCCACCTGGCTCACCATGATCGTGCGCAGCCGCGCGCTGGACCGGGTGCGCGCGCGTGGCCGGCTCCGCGAGGAGTCGTGGGAGAACATCCCGGAGCCCGGCTCGGGTGATGGCGAGGGTCCCGCTTCGCCCGATGCCGCGGCGGAGCAGGACGAGCGCAGGCGGTTGATCGCGGCCGCGGTGGCGCAGCTTCCGCCCGAACAGCGCGAGACGGTGGAGCTCGCCTACTTTCGCGGTCTGAGCCAGTCCGAGATCGCGGCGAAGCTGGGACAGCCGCTGGGCACGGTGAAGACGCGCGCTCGCCTGGCGCTCCAGAAGCTGAGGGAATCGCTCGTGGTTTTCCGGGAGGAGGGTGGATGA
- a CDS encoding anti-sigma factor produces the protein MSLDTEHENVQAALAAEALDALDGEEREALHAHLAGCAECRAELESLREAASLLAHTAPHVPLAPARSDRIRARLLARAAADVRGGEAAEPVVAAPETRVIPIASRRRSALPAWLAAAASVLIAIGLGAYALSLRGRVSSLEQQTASLSRDRGRLESTLAEREATLAALAGPEVRVITLASTQERAPSGRMFWNPVRRRYTFFAYNLPQVRPGREYQLWLITPAGPVAAPTFRPGRDGAGSVEGAYDVPNEQIRAVAVTEEPAGGLPKPTGEVLIVGNAAE, from the coding sequence ATGAGTCTCGACACTGAGCACGAAAACGTGCAGGCGGCGCTCGCCGCGGAGGCTCTCGACGCCCTCGACGGTGAGGAGCGGGAAGCCCTGCACGCCCACCTTGCTGGCTGCGCCGAGTGCCGCGCCGAGCTGGAGTCGCTGCGAGAGGCCGCGTCGCTCCTGGCGCACACGGCCCCGCACGTCCCGCTGGCGCCCGCCCGCTCGGACCGCATCCGCGCGCGCCTCCTTGCCCGCGCCGCCGCCGACGTGCGGGGCGGGGAAGCGGCCGAGCCCGTGGTGGCCGCGCCGGAGACGCGCGTGATCCCGATCGCGTCGCGCCGGCGCTCGGCGCTGCCTGCCTGGCTCGCGGCGGCGGCCTCGGTGCTCATCGCCATCGGCCTGGGTGCGTACGCCCTCTCGCTGCGCGGCCGGGTCAGCTCGCTGGAGCAGCAGACCGCCTCCCTCTCTCGCGACCGTGGCCGTCTGGAATCCACGCTGGCGGAGCGAGAGGCGACGCTGGCGGCGCTGGCCGGGCCGGAGGTGCGCGTGATCACCCTGGCGTCCACGCAGGAGCGAGCACCGTCTGGGCGCATGTTCTGGAACCCGGTCCGGCGGCGCTACACCTTTTTCGCGTACAACCTCCCGCAGGTGCGTCCGGGCCGCGAGTACCAGCTCTGGCTGATCACTCCCGCCGGCCCGGTCGCCGCCCCCACCTTCCGCCCCGGCCGCGACGGCGCCGGCAGCGTGGAGGGCGCCTACGACGTTCCCAACGAACAGATCCGCGCGGTCGCCGTCACGGAGGAGCCCGCTGGCGGCCTCCCGAAGCCGACCGGCGAGGTGCTGATCGTGGGGAACGCGGCGGAGTAG